tccagccccctgcttcaagcaggatcaaccccccccaagtcttcccagccagaaccttgtccagccgggacttaaaaacctcaagggacggagaacccaccacctctctcggcaacacattccagtgcttcaccgccctcctggggaagtaaattttcctaatatctaacctacacctctcctgcttcagcttcagaccatgaccccttgttctgccatctgacaccactcagaacagtttctgaccctgctctttagagctccacttcaggaagttgaacgcTGCTATTAATtcacccctaagtcttcccttctgtaaactaaacaagcccaaatccctcagcctctcctcataggtcttgtgctccagaccctgaatcatttttgttgccctcctctgaacctgctccagcaaatccagatCCACATCCTAGATGTGCTCATCTAATGAGACATTCCCAGAGATTTGGTCCAAGATGAGAAGTTTTCTCTGCGTTGCTTTCCATTGAAATGAGACGTTCCTTTTTGCTATTGCTTTGTCTTTTGGGTGAACAATGATTCGGTCTCTGGTACGGTCAGTTTGGAAGCAGTTCTTTTCCATGCAAGGGAATGATAACCACGTACCCCAGGGTGAGCCGTAAAGCCCAGCCAGAGAAGCAGGAATGCAGAGCTCCATCTCCTGAGACCAGGGAACATGAGGAAGTGTCGTGCAAAGCCTGTGATCTTACCCCAGAGTGTCTGCAGGACGGATGGGGacgagggtgcagctggcacGAGGTGATCGATGGGAAAGTCgacacagcacagtgacaatgGAGTGATCAGGCTTAGAAAAGGGAAAGAGCTGCTCCCGCATGCGCCACGTCCCAGAGACCATCACTGCTTGTCCAACCCCGCGGGAAGGAAGAGGCAGTTGAATAGTTTATAGCAAAACATGCAAAGGAAGGAGCAACACACGGCTCTCAGATTTAGagcacactgggtcagacccaaggtcccTCGAGCTCAGTGGCCTGCCTTccggcagtggccaatgccaggtgccccccgagggaatgaacagaacaggtgatcttCAGGTGACCCATCGCCTGTCACCCATCCCAGCGATGGGCAAACCATGACTAGGGACAGGACCCCTTTCCAGCCACCACACGTTTCATTGCTTGTCATTTGTTTTCCCAACAAAGACAATTGTCTTTCTTCTCTCTGTTTGCTTCTTTCTGGATTTCTACTTTTTCTGTCGTATAATTATCATGCACCCATGTCAATACTTCATTGCCACTCCCAGTAAAGCCAGAGTTTGCAGGAACGTTATAAGTCAGCAGATATCGAGGTCAGAAGATAAGGACTTATCCAGATATGTCTAAGGGAAAAAGCAGGGAGATTTCAGACTTCCTGGCTCTGACACCTTTGCTTTAATATTACAGATCGGCTACGTCTCTTTAAACAGGTATCTAGTTTGTTGTTCATAGTGTTCAGAGAAATAGCaatctctgtctcacacacacaggcacagtttcattctctgtccctttgttttatttccttcttcctctttctctcttcctctttccgCGAggggattttttattttgtttttctcaagGCGCATCCTCCCTTTTGGAGAAACACGGCCTCTGATTTCTCTCTGGAGAAAATTTCATTTTGATGTTGTTTCTATGTCTTAGTTTGCGGTTGGATTCTGATGTGCGTTGTGCTTGTGGAAATCAAACGAAGCTGATGCAATTATCGCGCTGCAGCTGTGATCAGCAAGCAGCTCTGACCGACAGACAAACACCCTCAGAGACGGACAAAGTCTCTCCAATATACAGAGCAGGGCGGAGAGCAGCCGGGTGAGACTTCCATACAAACCACAGCCTCTCTAGTCGCACGGGGGTGTCGCTGCTTCATTTGGGAGGTGAAATTCGCGGCTGCAGTTGAGCCAAAGACAAGCTGAGCTCTGGGACAGTGCAGCCCTGGCAGCACTCGTAACACGCTGAGCCCAGTTCTGCAGGAGATCCCAGACACGCGCACAGGTGTCTGTGCCACGATGCTGTCTGCGCTTCTGTGCGAGTCCCTCCTGGCACAGGCGTGTTTGATCTGTCAATAGTTCTCATTACCAAGCCAACGTTTTGGTTCTGTCTTCTCCAGTTCCTGCTCTGGCCCAGGTGTGATAAAGGTGTGCGAGAATCCCAGCCCCCCCTCTGTATTTCCAGTGCACGGGAGGCTGGGGCAGCTACAAGGCAGATTTATGTCATTCCATGTGGTTCCAGTGCTCTTGGTCCAACTAGATGGGACGCTCAACCTCCCAATGACACGAGTCTCCCTTGGATTACTGACAGTTTCATTCTTGCAGGGGAGAGACGTTGTGGTGTGAGGTTACAGCCCCTGCAGCCGCACAGCCTGAGCGTGTGCACTCCAGCAGTATTTCATGGTTGTCTTTTTCCAGGTGCATCGAATggagaaaataaaaggaagaaatcaAACGCCCATCGCGGAATTCATCATCTTAGGATTcgggaatggccctgagctgcagcctctTGTCTTCCTGCTCTTTCTACTCATCTACGTTGCAACTATGGCTGGGAACAGCCTCATCATTGTGCTAGTTATAGCTGACCAccaccttcacacccccatgtactacttCCTGGGGCACTTGTCCTTCCTGGAGGTCTGTTACACCTCCGCCTTCCTGCCTccgctgctggccagtctcctgtcTAGGAACAGAACCATCTCTGCCAAGGTTTGCGTCGGGCAATTGGTTATCTATGGTGGCTTGTCAACTACAGAAACCGTGATGCTCTCGGCCATGTCTTACGATCGGTATTTAGCTATATGCCATACCCTCCGTTACGCTGCTCTGATGAATGGCCGGCTTTGTTGCCAGATAGCGGGAGGGTGCTGGATAAGCAGCTTTCTGCTCTGCGCCATTGCAAACAGTTTCTTCTGGCAATTAACGTTCTGTGGGTCCAAAGAAAtagaccatttcttttgtgattattcATCTATGATAAAGCTGTCCTGTGATGACACCAGCACTGTGGAAATGGTGACAGCTGTCGTGGCTGTCATAGGGGTATTTGTGCCCTTTCTGCTCACCCTGACGTCCTACATTTTTATCATTGCcgccatcctgagaatcccgtctgccaccgggaggcaaaaggccttttccacctgctcctcccacctcatcgTGCTGGTCATTTTCTATGTGACTGTGATCACCGTCTTCATGGTTCCAGCAGCCAACACTCCAAAGGTCCTCCACAAAatcttctctgtcttctacacCGTCCTGACTCCCTTGctcaaccctgtcatctactgcctcaggaacaaggaggtcaAAGGGGCTCTGAGAAGTGTTGTTCTtcagctggctgcttccagaaACCATTGGTCATGAATGAACGCTTGGAAAGGGGCAAACCCGGTGAGCGTCAGGTGAGCCAATGAGAAGGGGATTGGTTCCTTCTTACCTGAAGCAATCACCTGCTGAAtggttttcttttgtgtggccagaggtggGAGACAGAGACGTTAAAATCCTGAACAGGGCTTGAGGAATCCAGGCCACAAGAAgttctgggcatacagatatgtaaatagaaGGGAACTATTACGTCAGACACAATGAGGTTATCTTTTGTATTGGTTGTTATTCATTTATCGCTGTTCTCAGGGTGGGAGAACGTCGTGAGGGAGGCAGACCTCCAGCAAAGGAGGCGATGGAGTGCTTCCTGCAGCCGAGGTGTGAAGAGGTAAAACGCACCCGAGCAGAAGCAGAGGCCACAGTTCAGCTGGAGAAAGCTCAAAGGCAGGATGCTCCAGGGACACCACCTAAAAGCCCTGCTCcgagctctgctcaccacctcgAGGCATTCCCCAGTTACCAGGTGGGGGATAAAGTACAGGATTTCTTCCTGCATTTTGTGAGGGCCGGCCAGTGGCACAACCTCCCCACCGATGAGCACATGGTAGAATCAAGATCTCAGATCACTGGTccctcactagggctgtgtctacatttacatccctcttctgaaagaggtatgcaaatgaaggaaataaaaaatgaaaatgaggtttgCATTTGCATATagaccacctcatttgcatatccttattttatgggaagaaggattctttcgaagatggggtttcctctcgaaagagcagtgtctgcactggtcttcttccttcgaaagaagctgttttgaactaagaatatgcaaatgagatgtcacatatgcaaatttgtatctcatttgcatttcaattaacctcatttgcatatctctttcaaaagcggAATGCAATTGCAGACACAGCTGAGGAGCGGCAGCTGGCATGTCTGACGATGCCATAAATGATTATGAACGGCTGAAGCAAGAGGCCAGACGGGTGATGGGCCTCACTCCCAAGCAGGCCCATTGCTGTTTCACAGCCCTCAGGTAGCAGCAGAACTTGATGTTTCCCAGACACGCCCACACGGCGGCTCAGAGCCGGAGAACGTGGATCTCCGGAGAGAAGACTGACACCTGCACACGTTGCCCCTCCCAGTGCAGATGGACCAGTTCCTAAAGGGTGTCCCTGGACATATTAGCGTGTACATCCCAGATGGGAACCCCAGTACCAGAGAGAGGTGGGAGTGAGCAGGGCCAGATGGGGGGACCAGGGGCAAAACCAGAACTGACAGCACTTAATGGGGGAACCAGAAGGGGCGTCCAGAGAGAGTGTCTCAAAACTGGGAGAATCCAAGAACCTACATCGCAAGGAAGGGCCCGATCCACCTCAAAGGAGGCCGAGGACGTtccctcacccccccaaccccattctCTCACAGCCCACCTCGCTCCAGTGATAGACCAGTCCGGCTGGAATCCCTACAGAACTGGGGTGTGGAGGTGCCTCCAGGGACACTTCCATTCCCTCCTCCGCCACTTGGACCTTGGGGAGCACAAAACCCGGCTCATCATGGCAGCATGCTGTGTGTTGGACAGTGTGTGTGAGACAAAGGGGGATTTCTTTCCGCCCTTGTGGGAGTCCGAGTCTGAATGGCTGGGCCAGGCCAACCAGCAGCCATGCACCATGGGGGCTGCATGCATTGGCGAGGCCCTGACCAAGAGCTTCACCCCAGGGGAACACCGACTCTGTCCACTGGGCTGCCCCAATGGGGGTGTCAGCAGCACCCATCCCTACCATTCCTCCCAGcttggcacccccaccccacaaacacgaCACGGCGTGGGCTGGTTTACAAGGGGAGGCTTCTGTGTGGATGGAGACAACTGTGGGGTTTAATGGAATAATTCTTCTGCTGGTCCAGCTGCAGCTACGCCTGGAGTTGGGCTGATCTAACCGTGACCCTCAGGACATGAAGTTTTTCACACCCCTCACTGGCGGGATCTCCTCCCAGTGCAGACTGGCCCTGCAGGGCAGACACAGCCAATGCACCCAGCCAGGTGATTGGTTGTGAGACACTTCCACACCTCTGGAGTTCAGACTGAGCAGTGGGTTGGCCTCAGGGGGCAGGGCCATTGTACAAAGGGGAACTACAGAAGAGGGGCTCACCAGCATGCGTGGCCGCTTACGGCCTCTCCTCTGTCGCTCAAGGATGTGCAACACAGGGCTGTTACCTGTCCACTCTTCGTATGTCCTGGCCTCCAGCCAGGAGAGTCTTTCCCATCGCTGGGGAGGTAAAACAAAGAGTAGAACAGAACAGAGATTGTTCTGCCCTCCATGGGCCGGAGCTTAACTAGCTCTACGTCCCTTCTCTCACGCGCTGGGAGAATCACTCCCTCACCTACCAGAGCAGCTTCCACCTCGGCCTTTTTATGTCCTGGCAGAGGCCCACCTCCTCCAAAGTCACTGGCCCTCCGGGACGTTCCCTGGAATCCTTCTCCTCCAGGCAAGACTCAGGAATCTCTTCAGCCCCGATTCAACCTCCAGGGACAATCCCAGTGTAGAACCTCCCTCAGGAAACTTCCTTGTTCCTGGCATCTCTGATGGAGCTTCCATCTCAGGAGACCAGGCCAAGTCCCATTCAACCTCGACCTCTCCCTCCCTGCGAGATACGATCAGCAATTCTAGCCACTCACGcactgtcccacgagagctcatcacctaataaattattctgttagtctttaaagtgcaacacgactgctggtttgttttggtagaatacagactaacagggcctcCTCTCTCTCACTATTCTTCCTTCCTCCTGTCCTGAGGGGCTTCTTTTGTATTATCCCATCCGCCCACCCACCCGCCACAGGAGCTCAGCTTTAATGTAGCCAGCTACACCCTCCCGGGACCTCCAGGTGTATTAATTGGGCTCTCCAGCACCTTTGAAGGGATTGTGTGATTTATTCAGCCCATCGGGCAAGTGTTCCCTCTGAATGCAGGATCACCACAGTTTAATGACCCGGTGTCACtagccctgcactgccctggctTGGAATGTAAGTCCCAGGTGGAGGCAAAGAGACACCAGAAGGACCCAGACCAACTCCACAATCAAACTCACTGACTcgtgcacctgatgaagtgggtctttgcccaccaaagcttatgctccaaaatatctgttagtctataaggtgcctcaggatttcttgttgctctcggagatacagagtaacacggctccctctgtgatacaATCAAACTGAAGTTTTCATTCTGGTGTGGGCGAGCGTGGACAATCCCTCGTGTCCATCCAGCGAGCCGAGCAGGGACTATGGAACTATAAGAACTGTAAAATCCAGTGACATGAATGGGGAGCGAGAGGTCGGTGATTTGAgccctggcctgctaaacccaggggtgtgagctcagtccttgaggggctgTCCCGGGCTATGGGGCAGAAGAAGAAAGACTGGCCCGTGGTCTGGCTCGGAGGGCAGGGACCAGACTCCATGGCCTCCACAGGCCCCTTCCAGcgctgtgagatgtgtatctccgtgTGTGAAGTCACATATAAGGCTTTTCTGAACACCCTGGGGTCACCACACTGAGAAGAGGGGAGTTACACCCGGGAACAGCTTGGCCCATGCCAGTGAAAACTCACTGCAACTCACGAGCTGCAGTATCAGGTGACATGACACAGCTAACGCTGCTTTTACCGGATACCCACAGGGTCCAGCTCCGAGCAGCCCATCCCCTGGGGGTACATGGGGGACGATAAAGTTTAGAGTCCACCGAAATACTCGTGTGTGTTCAAGTCCCCGATTCCCCAGTGGTTGCGACTGTCTAAATGCTGATAAAACACGAGTGGCCCTTTGGCAGCTTTGGCACTTTCcctgggccgggcaggggagctctgccccatctccatgcccagctcaggctgctgctcagccccagaGCGCCCCACAGCAGGGGACCAGGCCAGGGCCCCATGGCCCTTGTCATTAGGCTGTGGCCCAGTCCCaggctcctcacccccacccccgcccctggaATTcagagcacagcccagccctggccccctgcaaGGTCCCACCCAGGTCCCCCAGCTCTCCCTCAGCTGGGCTCACGCCCCCAGCCCCGGGCTGAGTGCAGAGTCAGCCCCCCCGGCTCCTCCTTATTCCCCTGGaagctggggccaggcctggccagcacatcaccccagcccccaTATCCTCTCCCAGGCGCACCCCAGGTtgggcccagcaccacagcccagccccggcccctgtgGTCCTTTCAACCTCCCACAAGACCTGGGGCCAGGTCCCCTCCTCACCTCATCCTGATTCATATTTTAACCACATCGACAATTGCGATTAATTGTCAAACAAATAATTCTGCCACGAGATGAGGGAGGGAGACGTCGGGAGGGGAATTCGCTTCCACGTTGGGCACATTTCCCCTGGGGCTGAACAAAGCTCTCAGCTCTGGGACGCATTACCAGGGCCATTTCCCAGCTTTGATACTGGCAGGAACGGCCCCGTCCCACCTCTCTGAATTTACTTCTTCTCCTGGGCCCCTGAGTGACAGGTGtctccctctgcttcccctcctcctcccaccccccactgcccacagcctgggcctggctgtctgccccggagctgacaggctgaagaagtgggtctgacccaggaAAGCTCGTTATGCAAATCAGGAACACGGCCAGTCTGTCGGATGCTCCAGGCCAGCTGGTTTCctgggaggctgcagcccagcccagcccagcccagctcccctgctcaggCCCACAAGGGAGGATGTTGTGTTTTGACAGCTCATTAGGAAGGAGCCATTCAGGGTAAAGAGCCTTTGGGAACACGATGGGCCTGAGAAACACTTGTACCCTGGGTGAGCCTTCCCGGGAACCCCCCAGCGCCTGAAAataacagcagctgggagtctgcaAGGGCGGGTGAGGAGACCCCAGAACTCTGGGCGCCGGGTGAGGAAATCGGGTTCCCCGCCGGTctgagccccatggctgggaacagtgtccctgccctgcgctgaagcTCTCAAAGGCAGGGACTCAGCTCCTCAGCTCCTCTTCGCGGCCCACCCGAGAGGactcctgggcagagctgagacaAAAGGCTTGAGTGGGACTGGGCTGGACCCCCCGAGGGGATTtcagcctgtctgtgggcacctGAGACACCCACAGCGCAAACCAGCTGCAGCTCGTGCCTGGCCCTTCTGCCAGGTGCCGGATCTCCTCGGGCGGGGGAGACCTGCTAATCCACAGCCCATCTCCCCGGGGCCTGGCGCTCCCTGCGCCTCTTGGGGGTTTGCCCCCGGCTTGTG
The window above is part of the Carettochelys insculpta isolate YL-2023 chromosome 32, ASM3395843v1, whole genome shotgun sequence genome. Proteins encoded here:
- the LOC142004953 gene encoding olfactory receptor 5V1-like codes for the protein MEKIKGRNQTPIAEFIILGFGNGPELQPLVFLLFLLIYVATMAGNSLIIVLVIADHHLHTPMYYFLGHLSFLEVCYTSAFLPPLLASLLSRNRTISAKVCVGQLVIYGGLSTTETVMLSAMSYDRPQVAAELDVSQTRPHGGSEPENVDLRRED